The following proteins are co-located in the Pomacea canaliculata isolate SZHN2017 linkage group LG8, ASM307304v1, whole genome shotgun sequence genome:
- the LOC112570865 gene encoding deleted in malignant brain tumors 1 protein-like codes for MLYAAVEQVEYLSSPGYPDSYPNNADCRWLIDAGGWDSNDVVKVTILTARMESCCDYVQLYDSSYSYASLSLVKFYSMPGQTVYYSSGQYMYIKFITDGSVNFSGFTLTYEAVDRQNASTPSPALTTTTDVATVCSSSGVYTDVYYGQPKVLSFTRYTYSSLNCLWIIRSADTNDYFNRYIIHVIVEDFTLSSCSLTDCSCGYLQVFDGDSGSGASLGRVCNSSYPATHFYSSGTYATVRVYTRRYSHFSASFRLRYESVPRSEVSTTPCPVYTPTLNAVVGQTGYLTSPNYPMKYESNTNCQWLVDTGSLLHVVKVTVSDASMEQCSTCCDYLQLFDGRSAYLPTWSSCVAWPHSRSTTAVDSTCSFSSSATLPSPTLASADLRGCVQ; via the exons ATGCTCTATGCTGCAGTCGAGCAAGTTGAGTACCTGTCGTCTCCTGGCTACCCGGATAGCTATCCAAA CAATGCCGACTGTCGATGGCTGATAGACGCTGGCGGATGGGATAGCAACGATGTCGTCAAGGTCACCATCTTGACAGCCAGGATGGAATCGTGTTGTGATTATGTCCAGCTGTACGACa GTTCATACAGCTATGCATCTCTTAGCTTGGTCAAGTTCTACAGCATGCCTGGTCAGACAGTCTACTACAGCAGTGgacagtacatgtacatcaaaTTCATCACCGATGGGTCTGTCAACTTCTCAGGCTTCACACTCACCTACGAGGCCGTTGACCGACAAAATGCATCTACACCCA GTCCTGCCCTCACTACTACAACTGATGTGGCAACAG TATGCAGTTCTTCAGGTGTGTACACCGATGTTTACTACGGACAACCAAAAGTACTGAGTTTCACTCGCTACACTTATAG CTCGTTGAACTGTTTGTGGATCATCAGGAGTGCCGATACTAACGACTACTTTAACCGTTACATTATTCACGTGATCGTGGAGGATTTCACTCTCAGCTCCTGCAGTTTGACAGACTGTTCCTGTGGTTACCTGCAAGTGTTTGATG GTGACTCCGGTAGTGGTGCAAGTCTGGGCAGGGTGTGCAACTCATCATACCCTGCTACACACTTCTACAGCAGTGGCACATATGCCACAGTCCGAGTCTACACCCGCAGATACTCTCACTTCAGCGCCAGCTTCAGGCTGCGTTATGAGAGTGTGCCGCGGTCAGAGGTCAGCACTACAC CATGCCCTGTCTATACTCCAACGCTCAATGCTGTAGTTGGGCAAACCGGGTACCTGACGTCTCCTAACTACCCGATGAAATATGAAAG CAACACCAACTGTCAGTGGCTTGTTGACACTGGTAGTTTACTCCATGTAGTCAAGGTGACCGTCTCTGATGCCAGCATGGAGCAGTGTTCTACTTGTTGTGATTACCTGCAGCTGTTTGATG GAAGGTCCGCCTATCTCCCAACCTGGTCAAGCTGTGTAGCATGGCCTCACAGCCGGTCTACTACAGCAGTGGACAGTACATGTTCATTCAGTTCTTCAGCGACTCTGCCATCACCTACTCTGGCTTCAGCTGACCTACGAGGCTGTGTACAGTAA